From the Methanocaldococcus fervens AG86 genome, the window AATTTAGAGGCTGATAACTATGAAATAATGAAGGAGAAGGTTGAAGAGATTAAAAAATTGATTTCAGAGCTTGATAAATCTCTATAATAAATTTCATAATTGTGTCATTAATATGCACAAATCCAAAACATTTATATACAACTTTTTAATTATAGAAATTGTGCCTATTTTAGTAGGTTAAAGAAGCGGGGTAGGGTAGCCAGGTCCATCCCGCCGGGCTCATAACCCGGAGATCGGAGGTTCAAATCCTCCCCCCGCTACCATTTTATTTTAGAATGCAATATTAATAAATTTAAATATATTGTTTATTTAAACCTCTACAGTTAGAGGAATAGCCTCCTCTATAATGGCAATCTGCTTTTTTAATATCTCTTCATACCTATTTTTTAATATTTGCAAAGCTTTATAGGCTGATTTTCCATTTAAATACATAACTTCTTCTTTTCCTCTCTCAATGTATTTAACATAAGCCACATTCTCATCAAAACTTACTGTTAGAGATATAAACTTACAGGAACTTAAAATATCTTTCAACATCCCCTCATAAATATTTTTTCCGCAGAATAGGTTTAATTTAGCTATCTCCTTCATATCTTCATCTTCTAAGAGCTGTTCTATCTTTTCATACTCATAGATAATTAATTCTAAATTATCAACCAATTCTTTAAAACTTTCAGCCCTTTCAATTAAACAAATAAATTTAATCTCAATTTTTCCTTTTCCTTTCCATCTCCACTCTCTATTTTTCCATTCATTAATTTTTTTCTTAATTTCTTCAATATTAAATTCCATGATTTCACCGAAACCGTAAGATATTTATCCACAAATGCGGGAAATAGTTAATGGGTGATATTGTGATTAAGATACTGGTTGATAACACTGCCTATAAAAAATTTTTTGCCCAACATGGATTTTCAGCTTTGGTAGAAGTTAATAATAAGAGAATTTTGTTTGATGCTGGACAAAATCCTAAAGTTTTGGAAGAAAACTTAAAATTGTTCAATGAAAAAGAAGGATTTGATTATATTGTTTTATCTCATGGGCATTACGACCATTGCGATGGATTAAAATATGTTATAGATAACGATTTAATCAATGGAAAGGTTATAGCTCACAAAGATGCATTCTTAGATAAATACGCTGGCGATAGGTATATAGGAATTGATAAAGAAATAAAAAATTACCTATTAAAAAAAGCTGATTTGGAGATTGTTGAAAAACCTTATAAGATAGATAAAGATGTTATTGTTTCTGGCTATATTCCAAGAGAGCATAGTTATGAAATGGAAGAGTTCCAATGCATTAGAGATGGAAAGAAGGTTAAGGATGATATAAACGATGATATGTTTTTAATAGCCAAAGGAGTTTTAATTACTGGTTGTT encodes:
- a CDS encoding MBL fold metallo-hydrolase yields the protein MGDIVIKILVDNTAYKKFFAQHGFSALVEVNNKRILFDAGQNPKVLEENLKLFNEKEGFDYIVLSHGHYDHCDGLKYVIDNDLINGKVIAHKDAFLDKYAGDRYIGIDKEIKNYLLKKADLEIVEKPYKIDKDVIVSGYIPREHSYEMEEFQCIRDGKKVKDDINDDMFLIAKGVLITGCSHSGIINVVEYGKKLSEIKGVLGGFHLVGVSEEYLNKVLDYFKSQDFWFMPMHCTGFKALTKLSQLKNFVYGHVGRVIEI